A window of Oxyura jamaicensis isolate SHBP4307 breed ruddy duck chromosome 33 unlocalized genomic scaffold, BPBGC_Ojam_1.0 oxy33_random_OJ72292, whole genome shotgun sequence genomic DNA:
GAAGGCCGAATTTGAGACGGAGAGGTATCgaggatggggacggggatggcGGCGGTACCTGTTGGGTGTCCTGCCCCGGTGCTGAGCCCGCTCCTGGCCCGATCCCGACGGCTGCGGCTTCTCTTGGCACGTCCCCACCTCTGTCCCACGGTGCTCTCAGCAGCTCCCCGGTGATTTCCCCAGGAGGGCCATCCTGGAGCAGCACGAGCAAGAAATTGGCTACCTGCAGGACGTGGTGCTGGCCCTGGAGCAGAACCACGTCAGGGACGATCACGAGGCCACGATGAATTTCCAGAGCGCCCGGGATGACATAAAGAGCAAGGCACGAGGAACCGGCCGGGCTCTTCAGTGTCCCATCGAGTAGCTGGCTCCGTCGAGGAGGCTTTTAGGGCTTGGGAGCACACGGTGGGGTCCGGGCAGCCAAGGGGAACCCACCGCTCTCTGTCCCCAGGGCCTGCAGGAGAAGCAGTACAGCCGCCTGCAGCTGGGTGGGAAGATGGAGGGGCTCTGGGAGCAGTTCCGCACCGCCATGCAGAGCTACGCTGAGGCCACCGAGCACCAGAAAATCGCCTTCGAGGGGCTGAAGCAGAAGGACTTGAAGAGCTCCAGGGAGATAGAGATGCAGGCAAAGAAGATACAGAAGCTCCAGGTGGTGGCAAAGTTCCAGGGGAGGCCCTAGGAGCAGGGACACCCCGTCCTGTCCTGCTCACAGCTCCTCTGCCTCTAGGATTTGGTGGCGGCCACCAAGGCCCGGCTCGCGGCTCAGCTCCAGGAGAACGAGGAGCAGAACCGGCGCGCCCgggaggagaaggaagctgtgctcaggcagctccaggagctcAAGAGCAAGATGAACCAAGCCCGGGCCAAGGCCCACGGCAGCCTGGCCAGCCTCACGGCGCAGAGCAACGCTGCCCTGAAGGCGCTGGCACAAGTTGTGGGGAAGGTGAGGCCGGCCGGGGCCATCCCCGCAGCGTGCTGGGGATCCCGGGGTGCAGCCGtcgcctctccctgcccctcttTCTCCTGCCTCCTCGCAGGCAGAGCGCATCCTGCGGCTGGCCGAGATGTGCCGCAGGCTGGAGACAGAGGGGGAGAAGGTGCTGCCCTTCTACCCGTCCTCGCTGGCAGAGGGGGAGCTTTCTGACGCCGACAGGGTTCTCAAAGAGAAGCCCGCGGAGCCTCTGGCCCAGGTGAGGAGGCCGTGGTGGGGTCCGAGGGACAGAGGTCCCTTGGGGACGGCCTGGCTCGCTCGCGGGCAGGTCCAGGACCCCTGCCCTTCTCTCCCAGGCCCTGCAGGACTACGTGGGGCTGGAGCGCTTCTGGCAGCGCTTCAACAAGGcgaggctggaggagcaggcgCTGGCGCGGGAGCGGGCGGCCGTGAGCCACAAGAACCAGCAGCTGCGGGGGCTGCTCCGGCAGTACCTGGAGGGCCTCTCCGCCAGCCCCAAGGTGCTCAGCAAGCCCAACCCGCTCCTGGCCATCAAGCACAAGAGCAGCGTCTCCAGGGCCTGCCCACGTCAGCATCAGGCTACTGCACCCCTCGGCAGCCCCCCTCAGGGGGacgccccccccggggcccaTCCCCGGCTCTGATGGCACCGGCTGGAACTGAGGATTGTCCCGCGCCCCGGGGTGCCTGGTGCTCAGGGGCTCCGTGAAGCTGACATAAAAGAGCGAAACTGTGCCCAAAATGTGTTCCGGGTCTTATTTCTGCTCCCGCGGAGCTTCGTTGGACGAGCTCGGCCCTGTCACTGCCCTCTCAGCTCCGAATCCTCTGCTCCTCGGCAGGACCACGTCCCAGGGCGGGCAGGGAGCCCCCTCTCTCTGCATTtatccccccccagcccccggagGCAGACACAGCAGGCGCAGAGCAGCTGCGGCTACCGAGGGgaggctttatttctttttggctttgttcctcttctcctccttcagcttcttcttGGAGAGCTTGGGGCTGCTGGCCTTGCGGTAGAGGTGGTACCCGATGAGCCCCAGCAGCGCCGGGACCAGCCCGAGGCACAGCAGCGGCAGGACCTCGTTCAGCACCTTCTGCCAGTAGCTGGCCCGCGACAGGCCCACCAGCTCCACCTCGAACCGCAGCACCGCGTCGCCTGGAGAGACGGGCGGCAGCGCCTTAGCGGGGCTGAGGACCGCAgcttggggaggggggcgggggggctgcgggatCACCCCGAGGGGGCCGCGCTTACCGGGGATGGTCGGCGGGGAGCCCCGCTTGCCGTACGCCAGGTGCGGGGGGATGATGGCTCTCCGCTTCTCCCTGTCCCGGCGAGAAGCCGTCAGCctgagcggggccgggcccgctTCCAAACCACGTCGGGAGCACCCCggtggaggggacagggctggggacaccgcCCTCGCCCCGCCACCGGCCTTACCCCACACACATGTCCAGCAGACTCTGCTCCAGGCCTGCGGGGAGAAGGCGGGGGGGGGTGAGCGGGACCCCACACCCCGTTTTTAtatcctccccctccctcccagcccaacACTCACCGGGGATCACTTGGCGCTTGCCCAGCTCCACCTGGAGCGGGTCGCGGCTCAGCGAGGTGTCGATGATCCGGCCGTCCTCCAGGCTGCCCTGCGGAcacacggggacggggacggtcACCgcggggggggcagcgggggctctgccccggggctggcccCACGCGGGTCCCGGCGGGTCCCGGCGTTGATCCGGGGCCGTTCCCATGCCGGCACCGGCCCTGCCCCGCTGGTGCTGGTCCGagcccccccagtgccacccccatGCTGTGATGAAGGCTGACCCCAGTGCCGCCCCCATACTGGACCCAGTGACCCCAGGGACACCCCCAGCGACCCCCCCACGCCGGTCCCGGTGCCAGCACCGGGGCTACCCAGGGCAGTCCCCACGTGGCTCCCGGTGCCACCCGGTTCCACCTCAATGCTCCCCCGTGCCGGTCCCGGTGCCAGCTCCGTTCCCACTCCAAGCCC
This region includes:
- the CCDC65 gene encoding dynein regulatory complex subunit 2, which translates into the protein MPVEAEDGLLQLQSQALAEEEAAKARGELLTRFLKDKLAKEERSSALSLHKLTAHWRAALRGVKEKELREDVAVLSQAFARVLDCKDSVIESLVTDVEEAEAQHARALSSHLQNVDRLLQLQRGRLACLEEGFDAQLEALKAEFETERRAILEQHEQEIGYLQDVVLALEQNHVRDDHEATMNFQSARDDIKSKGLQEKQYSRLQLGGKMEGLWEQFRTAMQSYAEATEHQKIAFEGLKQKDLKSSREIEMQAKKIQKLQDLVAATKARLAAQLQENEEQNRRAREEKEAVLRQLQELKSKMNQARAKAHGSLASLTAQSNAALKALAQVVGKAERILRLAEMCRRLETEGEKVLPFYPSSLAEGELSDADRVLKEKPAEPLAQALQDYVGLERFWQRFNKARLEEQALARERAAVSHKNQQLRGLLRQYLEGLSASPKVLSKPNPLLAIKHKSSVSRACPRQHQATAPLGSPPQGDAPPGAHPRL
- the FKBP11 gene encoding peptidyl-prolyl cis-trans isomerase FKBP11 — translated: MGTAPDQRRDPPGPAWGQPRGRAPAAPPAVTVPVPVCPQGSLEDGRIIDTSLSRDPLQVELGKRQVIPGLEQSLLDMCVGEKRRAIIPPHLAYGKRGSPPTIPGDAVLRFEVELVGLSRASYWQKVLNEVLPLLCLGLVPALLGLIGYHLYRKASSPKLSKKKLKEEKRNKAKKK